In Raphanus sativus cultivar WK10039 chromosome 5, ASM80110v3, whole genome shotgun sequence, the following proteins share a genomic window:
- the LOC130512492 gene encoding cell wall / vacuolar inhibitor of fructosidase 1-like has product MKKSSAVTSQPSLYLFLLLLLPLQAQSSDDLIDTVCKQTPFCDLCEACLRPLTPSPSDPKSLASAMANVVLGNMTDTLSYIQSLIRHSNDPAAERALAQCAELYRPVVRFNIPQAIEAMQRGEFGFALYVLGDAEKQTDSCQKRINSTMADDESSVALTTRNQLVKNLCDVAISVIKSLMNSS; this is encoded by the coding sequence ATGAAGAAATCCTCCGCCGTCACATCACAACCGTCTCTATACctctttctcctcctcctcttaccGTTGCAAGCTCAATCCTCAGACGACCTAATTGACACAGTCTGCAAACAGACGCCGTTCTGCGACCTCTGCGAAGCCTGTCTTCGCCCTCTCACTCCCTCTCCTTCCGATCCCAAATCTTTAGCCTCCGCAATGGCCAACGTTGTCCTCGGAAACATGACCGATACCTTAAGTTATATCCAATCTCTGATCAGACATTCTAATGATCCCGCCGCGGAGCGAGCACTGGCTCAGTGTGCTGAGCTGTACCGACCTGTGGTCCGGTTTAACATTCCTCAGGCGATCGAGGCAATGCAGCGAGGGGAGTTTGGCTTCGCGTTGTATGTTCTCGGAGACGCCGAGAAACAGACTGATTCTTGCCAGAAACGGATCAATAGTACCATGGCCGACGATGAAAGCTCGGTGGCTCTTACGACTAGAAACCAGCTGGTTAAGAATCTTTGCGACGTGGCCATTTCTGTGATTAAATCTCTAATGAACAGTAGTTAA
- the LOC108857761 gene encoding uncharacterized protein LOC108857761, with protein MGMSLDFDVDLEKGVLDYDNVYTKSPEKPLLPMSPDNKPVKTGEETVGLLENDASPVQCAISKPGWGKSDRKEKRKKSASKPPRPPRGPSLDTADMKLIKEIAELAMLKRARVERLKALKKTRAAKAASASAASSLGNVLASILTAIFFFVLIFQGLSPRAAVSSGKPNGDFVSVQYAGNPSSSKPDGSYTGPVLARKLPNLLKPVSGLENEKSMNRVSQ; from the exons ATGGGGATGAGTCTCGATTTCGATGTTGATCTCGAGAAAGGAGTCCTCGACTACGACAATGTTTATACAAAGTCGCCGGAGAAGCCATTGTTACCTATGTCTCCGGATAACAAACCGGTAAAAACCGGAGAAGAAACTGTCGGTTTGTTAGAAAACGATGCAAGTCCGGTTCAATGTGCGATCAGTAAACCGGGATGGGGGAAGAGCGACCGGAAGGAGAAACGCAAGAAATCTGCGTCGAAGCCTCCTCGACCGCCGCGTGGACCGTCGCTGGACACCGCGGATATGAAGCTGATAAAGGAGATCGCTGAATTGGCGATGCTGAAACGCGCGAGGGTCGAACGTTTGAAAGCATTGAAGAAAACGAGAGCGGCCAAAGCTGCGTCTGCGTCTGCGGCTTCTTCTCTTGGCAATGTTTTGGCTTCGATTCTCACCGCTATTTTCTTCTTCGTCCTTATTTTCCAAg GTTTGTCGCCAAGAGCAGCCGTTAGCTCCGGAAAACCCAACGGTGATTTTGTTTCGGTTCAGTATGCGGGGAACCCGTCCTCGAGCAAACCGGATGGAAGTTATACTGGTCCGGTTTTAGCAAGGAAATTACCAAA TTTACTGAAACCGGTTTCCGGTTTGGAGAATGAGAAGAGCATGAATAGAGTTTCACAATGA